CCGACCGGCACGAGTGGGCTTTGCGCAGCATTGCCGCTCGCAGTCCCGCATCTGAGGAGGTCCCATGTCAGGCTGCACCACCCTGTCCGATCGCTCGATATCCAAGCGTGTCCGAGGCGGATTCACCCTCGTCGAGTTACTCGTCGTCATCGGCATCATCGCGCTGCTCGTGTCGATTCTCTTGCCGTCGCTGTCACGCGCCCGTGCCAGCGCATCCGCGGTGGTCTGCCAGTCGAACCTCCGGCAAATCGGAGCCGGCATTTTGATGTACACGCAGGAGTACCGCGACTACTTGCCCAGCGCACACAAGGACGACGAGTTCGACACCGGCCTCGGCAACAACGGCGCGATGTGGGTCACCCGTGTCAGCGAACTCGGCTACCTCGGTGGCGAGGGTGAGGGCGATAAGAACCGCGACGGCGAAGACGTCTTCCGCTGTCCGTCCGACCGATTGACCCCAACGGATCAAACCAGCTGGAACGGCCGGCCGAATTTCACGTCGTACAAGGGGCTGGGCCGCGTCGGGTGGGACGTCAACGCATTCGGGCACAAGACGAGCAAGGTGCCGGGTGGTGCGAATACCAAGGATCCCAACGCGCCGTTCGATGTCTTCGACATGAGCCGCGACAACTCGTCTGGGGTACCGATCATCGTCGAGCTCGTGGTCGACGGAAACTACGCGCTCAGCTCCCGGGGCTTGGCCGCTCCGTTTCATGACGGGTTCAAGCACCCTTCCACGACCCCATTGACGTGGAATAGTGACACCTCCACGCCGCACCTGGATAAGCGTCGCAGCGTGCTGTACATCGACCAGTCGGTCCGGTTTGGCTACGTCAGCTTTCAGGACCCAGATGCCGACGTGGAGTTCATGCATCCTGGTGCTGAGTAGCTGTTGTCATTCAGACTCCTCCTAAGCCGGCCGGCGGACCGTTTCGGGTT
This region of Planctomycetota bacterium genomic DNA includes:
- a CDS encoding type II secretion system protein, whose protein sequence is MSGCTTLSDRSISKRVRGGFTLVELLVVIGIIALLVSILLPSLSRARASASAVVCQSNLRQIGAGILMYTQEYRDYLPSAHKDDEFDTGLGNNGAMWVTRVSELGYLGGEGEGDKNRDGEDVFRCPSDRLTPTDQTSWNGRPNFTSYKGLGRVGWDVNAFGHKTSKVPGGANTKDPNAPFDVFDMSRDNSSGVPIIVELVVDGNYALSSRGLAAPFHDGFKHPSTTPLTWNSDTSTPHLDKRRSVLYIDQSVRFGYVSFQDPDADVEFMHPGAE